A genome region from Sphingobacteriaceae bacterium GW460-11-11-14-LB5 includes the following:
- a CDS encoding aquaporin, with protein MNVYLAEFIGTALMILLGNGVVANVVLKGTKGNNSGWIVITTAWALAVFVGVVVAGPYSGAHLNPIVTLGLAIGKGFSWALAPFYIIAQLAGAMTGSFLVWLIYKDHFDATDDQGLKAAPFATAPAIRNISSNLLSEIIGTFVLIFVIFYFTDASMGTKETVTTPIGLGSMGAIPVAFLVWVIGLALGGTTGYAINPARDLGPRIIHFLIPMKGKGGSDWSYAWVPIVGPIIGSVLAAVAFLLISK; from the coding sequence ATGAATGTATATCTTGCAGAATTTATTGGTACAGCACTAATGATTCTTTTAGGAAATGGTGTAGTAGCTAACGTAGTGCTTAAAGGTACTAAAGGAAATAATAGCGGATGGATTGTCATTACTACCGCCTGGGCACTTGCCGTATTTGTTGGGGTTGTGGTAGCCGGTCCGTACAGCGGAGCGCACTTAAATCCAATTGTAACCCTCGGACTTGCCATCGGAAAAGGCTTTAGCTGGGCATTGGCTCCGTTTTATATTATCGCACAACTCGCGGGTGCAATGACTGGATCTTTTCTGGTTTGGCTTATTTACAAAGATCATTTCGATGCCACAGATGATCAGGGTTTAAAGGCTGCTCCTTTTGCAACCGCTCCAGCCATCAGAAATATCTCGTCCAATTTGTTGTCAGAAATTATCGGCACTTTCGTTTTAATATTTGTCATCTTTTATTTTACTGATGCCAGTATGGGCACCAAAGAAACGGTGACCACGCCTATCGGTTTAGGTTCGATGGGCGCCATTCCGGTCGCATTTTTAGTATGGGTAATTGGTTTGGCCTTAGGTGGAACCACCGGATATGCCATAAATCCGGCAAGAGATTTAGGACCGCGGATTATTCATTTTTTAATCCCAATGAAAGGAAAAGGAGGTAGCGACTGGAGTTATGCCTGGGTACCCATTGTTGGGCCAATAATCGGGTCGGTATTAGCTGCAGTTGCATTTTTGTTGATTAGTAAATAG
- a CDS encoding signal transduction protein: MEDKLADQIYTARIGDITFKKIVSCSPGTPIFEAAIKMSEQKTSCLFIKNDQDVYLGFVTDITLRDNVIAKQLNPNLPIDEVMDTHIVTISPDAYVYEAILMMFSKKSRYLLVNDNGNYVGFLSRNRLLSEQAESPLVFIQSVKSAVNTSDLKLKWQKVPNIVAQLLARGVHSKIVNEVVTTIADTISFKIIEEVIAKLGPPPAKFVFMVLGSEGRKELSLKTDQDNAIIYEDTGEDKRAAVRSYFLDLATQVSDKLNFVGFVYCDGDYMATNPNWTHSLSHWKYNYKNWIEEALPEAAVKFAAFFDCRAIYGDLTIMESLRSFVDEELQKPIEKFYVYLAKNALLYEPPLTYFRNIRTQKIHKKEVFDIKTAMTPIVDLARVYALQNRIFQKENTGERLKALRELGVFSEEQFNELSQSYYYLMGLRLKHQANLIINDQAAPNNFIEIDSLTKIEKVTLIEIFKIIQNFQSGIRMKFTNSLG, translated from the coding sequence ATGGAAGATAAATTAGCCGATCAAATTTATACCGCCCGCATTGGAGACATTACTTTCAAAAAGATAGTGAGTTGCAGCCCAGGCACGCCTATTTTCGAGGCGGCAATTAAAATGTCAGAACAAAAAACCAGTTGTCTTTTTATTAAAAATGATCAGGATGTTTACCTGGGTTTCGTAACCGATATTACTTTAAGGGATAATGTCATCGCTAAACAACTGAATCCAAATTTGCCGATTGATGAAGTGATGGACACCCATATTGTTACCATAAGTCCGGATGCTTATGTGTATGAGGCGATATTGATGATGTTCAGCAAAAAATCCAGATATTTATTGGTAAACGACAATGGTAATTATGTTGGTTTTCTGAGCAGGAACCGCCTTTTAAGCGAACAGGCAGAATCGCCATTAGTTTTCATTCAATCTGTAAAATCGGCTGTAAACACCAGCGATTTAAAACTAAAATGGCAAAAGGTACCCAATATTGTTGCGCAGTTACTGGCAAGAGGCGTTCATTCGAAAATTGTGAACGAAGTCGTAACGACCATTGCTGATACCATTTCTTTTAAAATTATCGAAGAAGTAATTGCAAAACTGGGTCCGCCACCTGCAAAGTTTGTGTTTATGGTTTTGGGCAGCGAGGGACGAAAAGAACTGAGCCTCAAAACCGATCAGGACAATGCCATTATTTACGAAGATACCGGAGAAGATAAAAGAGCAGCCGTACGCTCCTATTTTCTAGACCTGGCTACACAGGTTTCTGACAAACTAAATTTTGTTGGTTTTGTATACTGCGATGGCGATTATATGGCAACCAACCCAAACTGGACCCATTCACTTTCCCACTGGAAATACAATTATAAAAACTGGATAGAAGAAGCTTTGCCTGAAGCTGCTGTAAAATTTGCAGCATTTTTCGATTGCAGGGCCATTTATGGTGACTTAACCATTATGGAAAGTCTGAGATCTTTTGTTGATGAAGAACTGCAGAAGCCTATCGAAAAATTCTATGTATACCTGGCCAAAAATGCTTTACTTTATGAGCCACCGCTCACTTATTTTAGAAATATCAGAACGCAAAAAATCCATAAAAAAGAAGTATTCGATATTAAAACAGCCATGACCCCTATTGTAGATTTAGCAAGGGTTTATGCTTTACAAAACAGGATTTTTCAAAAAGAAAATACCGGCGAGCGTTTAAAAGCGCTCAGGGAATTAGGTGTTTTTAGTGAAGAGCAGTTTAACGAACTTTCACAGTCCTATTATTATCTGATGGGGTTGAGATTAAAACATCAGGCCAATCTGATTATCAATGATCAGGCAGCGCCGAATAATTTTATTGAAATTGATAGTTTAACTAAAATCGAAAAAGTAACCTTGATCGAAATTTTCAAAATTATCCAAAACTTCCAAAGCGGCATCCGTATGAAATTTACCAATAGTCTGGGTTAA
- a CDS encoding glycerol kinase, protein MSKYILSIDQGTTSSRAIIFNHNGEIVAIAQREFTQIYPKAGWVEHDPMEIWSTQLAVVTEVIVKAGLTVGDIDSIGITNQRETTVVWDKETGQPIYNAIVWQDRRTSAYCDEIKAQGLASKIQEKTGLIIDSYFSATKARWILQNVAGAREKAEAGKLAFGTIDTWLIWKLTAGEKHVTDVSNASRTMLYNIHTLSWDDELLELFSIPKAMLPEVKSSSEVYGETAGRILAAKIPIAGIAGDQQSALFGQMCTETGMVKNTYGTGCFMLMNIGSKPKISANNLLTTIAWQINGEVNYALEGSIFIGGAVVQWLRDEMGLISKSADVETLAKKVKDTDGVYVVPAFAGLGAPHWDQHARGTITGLTRGTNKSHIARAALESIAYQTMDVLKAMEADAGVNIAELRVDGGATANDLLMQFQADLLNCKVIRPDVTEVTAIGAAYLAGLATGFWKSIDQIRSQWKINRTFVAEEGIDNTERIKGWNRAIKAARVNAED, encoded by the coding sequence ATGAGTAAATACATCTTGTCTATCGATCAGGGAACCACAAGTTCGAGAGCAATTATTTTTAATCACAATGGCGAAATTGTTGCCATTGCACAACGAGAATTCACACAGATTTATCCCAAAGCAGGTTGGGTAGAACACGATCCAATGGAAATCTGGTCGACACAATTGGCTGTTGTAACCGAAGTGATTGTTAAAGCAGGCTTAACCGTAGGTGATATCGATTCTATCGGTATTACCAATCAGCGCGAAACCACTGTGGTTTGGGATAAAGAAACCGGACAACCGATTTACAATGCCATTGTTTGGCAAGACAGGCGTACATCTGCTTATTGCGATGAAATTAAAGCACAAGGACTGGCCAGTAAAATACAGGAAAAAACCGGACTGATTATAGATTCTTATTTTTCGGCGACCAAAGCCAGATGGATCTTACAAAATGTTGCCGGTGCAAGGGAAAAAGCTGAAGCCGGAAAACTTGCCTTCGGAACCATTGATACCTGGTTAATCTGGAAACTAACAGCAGGCGAAAAACATGTAACCGATGTCAGTAATGCATCTCGAACAATGCTCTATAACATCCACACCTTAAGCTGGGATGACGAATTGCTTGAACTTTTTTCTATACCAAAAGCCATGCTGCCGGAGGTAAAATCGTCGAGCGAGGTTTATGGTGAAACCGCTGGCCGTATACTGGCCGCAAAAATTCCTATTGCAGGTATAGCAGGCGATCAGCAATCAGCTTTATTCGGGCAAATGTGTACCGAAACCGGGATGGTCAAAAATACCTACGGTACCGGCTGTTTTATGTTGATGAATATTGGATCGAAGCCAAAAATTTCTGCCAACAACCTGTTAACCACTATCGCCTGGCAAATCAATGGAGAAGTAAACTATGCCCTGGAGGGTAGTATTTTTATCGGCGGCGCGGTTGTTCAGTGGCTTCGCGATGAAATGGGACTCATTTCCAAATCGGCAGATGTAGAAACCTTAGCTAAAAAAGTAAAAGATACCGATGGGGTTTATGTTGTTCCTGCTTTTGCTGGTTTAGGTGCGCCACACTGGGATCAACATGCACGAGGGACCATCACCGGGTTAACCCGCGGCACAAACAAATCGCATATCGCCAGGGCAGCCCTGGAAAGTATTGCCTATCAAACCATGGATGTTTTAAAAGCGATGGAAGCAGATGCAGGCGTAAATATTGCCGAATTAAGGGTAGATGGTGGTGCTACAGCCAACGATTTATTAATGCAGTTTCAGGCCGACCTGTTAAACTGTAAAGTAATCAGACCAGATGTAACAGAAGTGACCGCTATTGGTGCTGCTTACCTGGCCGGATTAGCCACAGGTTTCTGGAAAAGCATCGATCAGATCCGTTCGCAATGGAAAATCAACAGGACTTTTGTTGCCGAGGAGGGAATTGATAATACAGAAAGAATAAAGGGCTGGAATAGAGCCATAAAAGCGGCAAGAGTAAACGCAGAAGACTAA
- a CDS encoding FAD-dependent oxidoreductase, translating to MKRLHPHHIAENINWDFIIIGGGATGLGTALDAASRGFKTLLVEQSDFAKGTSSRSTKLVHGGVRYLAQGDIGLVKHALKERGLLQQNAKHLVNKEEFLIPCYDWFSVVKYLTGLTLYDWLAGKYSFGKSKFFSKKETLTMMPGIKEKGLKGSIRYYDGKFDDARLAINIAQTAIENGASLLNYTKVTGLLKSGDQVTGIETEDTITGLTAKYNGKIVINATGVFVDDILQMNNPNSKKMVRPSQGVHVVLDKSFLNSESALMIPKTSDGRVLFAVPWHDHLLVGTTDTPLDEHSLEPRALKKEVDFIMSTAASYFNRKPLEKDILSVFSGLRPLAAPTNGDGNSTKEISRDHKLIVSAKGLITITGGKWTTYRRMAEETVDLAITHGGLESKACVTQNLSIHGSSTTTGDHHLAIYGTDRSKIEALIVQDPGLGNKLNPAFPFTEAEVIWSARNEMAETVEDILSRRLRILFINAQAAKDMAPRVASLLAQELSADKNWETNQIETFNKLADGYIYHSTPKITESALAN from the coding sequence ATGAAAAGATTACACCCGCATCATATCGCAGAAAACATAAATTGGGACTTCATTATTATTGGCGGAGGTGCTACAGGTTTGGGCACTGCATTAGACGCTGCAAGCCGGGGTTTTAAAACTTTACTCGTAGAGCAATCAGATTTTGCCAAAGGAACATCCAGCAGGAGTACTAAACTGGTACATGGTGGTGTGCGCTATCTTGCCCAGGGTGATATCGGTTTGGTTAAACATGCATTAAAAGAACGTGGCCTGTTACAACAAAATGCGAAACACCTGGTAAATAAAGAAGAATTTCTGATTCCCTGCTACGATTGGTTCTCTGTTGTAAAATATTTAACCGGACTTACGCTTTACGATTGGTTAGCAGGCAAATATAGCTTTGGCAAATCTAAGTTTTTCTCTAAAAAAGAAACTCTAACCATGATGCCTGGCATTAAGGAGAAGGGATTAAAAGGAAGCATCAGGTATTACGACGGCAAGTTTGATGATGCCCGTTTAGCGATAAACATTGCACAAACCGCTATTGAAAACGGTGCATCGTTATTGAATTATACAAAGGTAACCGGCTTATTAAAAAGTGGTGATCAGGTTACTGGTATTGAAACAGAAGACACCATCACTGGTTTAACGGCAAAATATAATGGCAAAATAGTGATTAATGCCACGGGAGTGTTTGTGGATGATATCCTTCAAATGAATAACCCGAATTCAAAAAAAATGGTGCGCCCCAGCCAGGGTGTACATGTGGTGTTAGATAAAAGTTTTTTAAATAGCGAATCGGCCTTAATGATACCCAAAACCTCTGATGGACGTGTTTTATTTGCTGTTCCATGGCACGATCATTTGTTGGTGGGCACAACAGACACGCCATTAGACGAACATAGTTTAGAACCCAGGGCACTTAAAAAAGAAGTAGATTTTATTATGAGTACTGCGGCGAGTTATTTTAACCGCAAACCTTTGGAAAAAGATATTTTAAGTGTATTCTCAGGTTTACGTCCTTTGGCTGCTCCTACCAACGGCGATGGAAACAGTACGAAAGAAATTAGCAGAGACCATAAACTGATTGTTTCAGCAAAGGGATTGATAACCATTACCGGTGGGAAATGGACGACCTATCGCCGAATGGCAGAAGAAACTGTAGATTTAGCCATCACCCATGGCGGTTTAGAATCGAAAGCATGTGTAACTCAAAATTTAAGCATACACGGCAGTTCAACCACTACCGGAGATCATCATTTAGCTATATATGGCACTGATCGCAGTAAAATTGAAGCTTTAATTGTGCAAGATCCAGGCCTTGGAAATAAATTAAATCCGGCATTCCCTTTTACTGAAGCTGAAGTGATTTGGTCTGCACGAAATGAAATGGCCGAAACGGTAGAAGATATTTTAAGCAGACGATTAAGGATACTATTTATTAATGCGCAGGCAGCCAAAGATATGGCGCCCAGAGTAGCTTCCCTCCTGGCCCAAGAATTATCTGCCGATAAAAACTGGGAAACTAACCAAATCGAAACTTTTAATAAATTAGCCGATGGTTATATTTACCATTCAACACCTAAAATAACCGAATCGGCTTTAGCCAATTAA
- a CDS encoding peptidase M16 encodes MRSLLFSSLACILCLSSAFAQQKLGENMHFKKLDNGLEVLVVVDRTVPLVTIEMACRNGSFTETDEFNGLSHLYEHLFFKANKDYPDFERLNSRMNDLDINSNATTREEVVNYFFTLPAANLKPGLSLMNSSIRYPKFIKEDMALENEVVNAEFTRHESSPIFALIEANSRHMWGANYSRKNVIGSHEVILSATPSKMDSIKNKYYWPNNAVLVIAGDVKVDEAFSYVNSVFGSWKRSPVDPFVKWPIPEFKPLQKNDYYFVESNKSPVPFMLFSWHGPDTRNDIPATYAADVFSFIVNQNGSKMKQALINSGLAQQADVNYYTQKYTGPISLMVSPNPAKIKECYEEVLKQISLWANEDYLSDLQIERAKRLLSIEQVERREVTSDYAHLLSFWWASASIDYYTHYEENVNKVTRKDLLDYVRKYIKDKPYCAGLMMDKAGMNEVKPATFFKSSK; translated from the coding sequence ATGCGCTCTCTATTATTTAGCTCCCTAGCCTGTATATTGTGCCTGAGTTCTGCCTTTGCTCAGCAAAAGCTCGGAGAAAACATGCATTTCAAAAAACTTGATAACGGTTTAGAAGTGCTGGTGGTTGTAGACCGGACTGTGCCGCTGGTGACCATCGAAATGGCTTGTAGAAATGGTTCTTTTACCGAAACCGACGAATTTAATGGCTTAAGTCACCTTTACGAACATTTGTTTTTTAAGGCCAATAAAGATTATCCCGATTTCGAACGTTTAAACTCGAGAATGAACGATCTGGATATCAATTCGAATGCCACGACCAGAGAAGAGGTGGTGAATTATTTTTTTACACTTCCGGCTGCTAATTTAAAGCCAGGGTTAAGTTTAATGAATTCCTCCATTCGTTATCCAAAATTCATAAAAGAAGATATGGCTTTGGAAAATGAAGTGGTAAATGCTGAATTTACCAGGCACGAATCGAGTCCGATATTTGCTTTGATAGAAGCCAATTCGCGGCACATGTGGGGCGCAAATTATTCCCGTAAAAATGTAATCGGGAGTCATGAGGTGATTTTATCAGCTACTCCATCAAAAATGGATTCCATTAAAAATAAATATTACTGGCCAAACAACGCTGTGCTGGTAATTGCAGGTGATGTTAAGGTAGATGAAGCTTTTAGCTATGTAAATTCTGTTTTCGGAAGCTGGAAACGCTCGCCGGTTGATCCTTTTGTGAAATGGCCAATTCCGGAGTTTAAACCGCTTCAAAAAAACGATTATTATTTTGTAGAATCGAATAAAAGCCCTGTTCCGTTTATGCTTTTTAGCTGGCATGGTCCCGATACCAGGAACGATATTCCAGCTACCTATGCTGCTGACGTTTTCTCTTTCATTGTGAATCAAAACGGTTCTAAAATGAAACAGGCACTTATTAATTCAGGATTAGCGCAACAGGCCGATGTGAATTATTACACGCAAAAATATACAGGGCCAATTAGTTTGATGGTGAGCCCTAATCCGGCAAAAATAAAGGAATGTTATGAGGAAGTGCTGAAGCAGATTTCGCTTTGGGCCAATGAAGATTATTTGTCTGATTTACAGATTGAAAGAGCCAAAAGGTTATTGTCTATCGAACAGGTAGAAAGGAGAGAAGTTACTTCCGATTATGCACATTTACTTTCCTTTTGGTGGGCTTCAGCATCAATTGATTATTATACGCATTACGAAGAAAATGTAAATAAAGTAACCAGGAAGGATTTGCTCGATTATGTACGCAAGTATATTAAAGATAAACCTTATTGTGCTGGCCTGATGATGGATAAAGCAGGTATGAATGAAGTGAAGCCGGCAACATTTTTTAAATCATCTAAATAA